Proteins encoded together in one Carya illinoinensis cultivar Pawnee chromosome 3, C.illinoinensisPawnee_v1, whole genome shotgun sequence window:
- the LOC122302564 gene encoding uncharacterized protein LOC122302564, which translates to MSEKALRDLNTIPGSEKKNESSSKGSFIKPFVGNMDENVEECLKKNSVSLVSPQMNGNETANPEVDTGNSEVEYIESENLNDLEDVDASLETLLASLDSKNWVMVCEALNNVRRLSIFHKEAMLDMLGDVIVLVAKSLKNPRSAVCKTAVMTSADIFSAYNDNLIDSLDPLLTQLLLKSSQDKRFVCEAAERALVAMTKWVSPVLLLPKLQPYLKNRNPRIRAKASMCFCRSVPQLGVEGIKSYGIDKLIQIAASQLSDQLPESREAARTLLLELQTVYEKFHDLESTTVSEHQPDMDSWENFCQSKLSPLSAQAVLRVTNIGREGLVLGS; encoded by the exons ATGTCAGAGAAAGCTCTTCGAGACCTCAATACAATACCTGGATCtgagaagaagaatgaaagctCGAGTAAAGGGAGTTTTATCAAGCCTTTTGTTGGTAATATGGATGAAAATGTGGAGGAATGCCTAAAGAAAAACTCTGTCTCCTTGGTTTCACCTCAAATGAACGGAAACGAAACTGCTAATCCTGAAGTAGATACTGGAAATTCAGAAGTAGAATACATAGAATCCGAGAACTTGAATGATCTAGAAGACGTTGATGCGAGTCTTGAG ACGCTCTTAGCTTCACTCGACTCAAAAAATTGGGTTATGGTGTGTGAAGCACTCAACAATGTACGCCGGTTATCAATATTTCACAAGGAAGCAATGCTCGATATGCT GGGAGATGTGATTGTGCTGGTGGCGAAGTCCTTGAAGAATCCAAGAAGTGCCGTTTGCAAAACTGCAGTTATGACGTCTGCAGACATTTTCAGTGCCTATAATGATAACCTAATCGATTCATTGGACCCTTTG CTAACACAGCTTCTTCTCAAGTCTTCACAAGACAAAAGATTTGTATGCGAGGCAGCTGAGAGAGCTTTAGTAGCAATGACTAAATGGGTTTCCCCTGTTCTGTTATtaccaaaattgcaaccatatcTTAAGAATAGGAATCCTCGAATCAGAGCAAAGGCGTCAATGTGCTTTTGTCGAAGTGTTCCACAACTG GGTGTTGAAGGCATAAAATCGTATGGCATTGACAAATTGATCCAAATAGCTGCATCCCAGCTCAGTGACCAACTTCCAGAGTCTAGGGAGGCTGCTCGAACCCTTCTTCTGGAGCTGCAAACTGTGTATGAGAAATTTCATGACCTTGAATCAACAACTGTGTCAGAGCATCAACCAGATATGGACTCTTGGGAAAACTTTTGTCAGTCAAAACTCTCTCCTCTAAGCGCTCAAGCTGTCCTTCGTGTGACCAATATTGGTCGGGAGGGTCTTGTTTTGGGTTCCTGA